One window from the genome of Diceros bicornis minor isolate mBicDic1 chromosome 1, mDicBic1.mat.cur, whole genome shotgun sequence encodes:
- the FBXO38 gene encoding F-box only protein 38 isoform X3, with amino-acid sequence MKCFVIFLGFTDSSFLTLLKKMPDVEQLYGLHPRYLERRRVRGHEAFSIPGVLEALQACPNLVGVETSHLELVESIWTYMPHVHILGKFRNRNGAFPIPPENKLKIPIGAKIQTLHLVGVNVPEIPCIPMLRHLYMKWVRLTKPQPFKDFLCISLRTFVMRNCAGPTNSLKYVPLVTGLASARNLEHLEMVRVPFLGGLIQHVVEDSWRSGGFRNLHTIVLGACKNALEVDLGYLIITAARRLHEVRIQPSLTKDGVFSALKMAELEFPQFETLHLGYVDEFLLQSRMANADLVKYGLADVVENPGIITDIGMKAVNEVFSCIKYLAIYNCPHLHNPYNWISDHSRWTRLVDINLVRCHALKLDSFGQFIELLPSLEFISLDQMFREPPKGCARVGLSAGTGIGVSSALVSNQNSNNDNDNNAQNNANIHDNNHHHPDDSDEENDFRQDLQPGEQQFAADALNEMEDMVQEDGEVVAESGREIPAHSQAVIPVDVDEEQAGPSGLQRVVKPTPITVHDSESDDEEDSLELQEVWIPKNGARRYSEREEKIGESLQSRELSVSGKGKTPLRKRYNSHQMGQSKQFPLEESSCEKGCQVTSEQIKADMKAARDIPEKKKNKDVYPSCSSTTANTVGNSSSHSTASQSPDFVRTVNSGGSSEPSPTEVDVSRQCVCSPGGSEDSEAMEEGDAESSVCPRCCCHRPQESQRRTSRCSDEERPSTSRACVVNGPDGTRSAFSFRTLPQGGSSGPSHDERTNGSGSGATGEDRRGSSQPESCDVQSNEDYPRRPLTRARSRLSHVPLVSESEVAKTKPRHAMKRKRTADKSTSTSDPVIEDDHVQVLVLKSKNLVGVTMTNCGITDLVLKDCPKMMFIHATRCRVLKHLKVENAPIVNRFDYAQCKKLNMDQVLDQILRMPPERNRIIYLRPMQQVDTLTLEQKLFSGPYPYHICIIHEFSNPPNVRNKVRIRSWMDTIANINQELIKYEFFPEATRSEDDLKKYPKYPWGREIYTLEGVVDGAPYSMISDFPWLRSLRAAEPNSFARYDFEDDEESTIYAPRRKGQLSADICMETIGEEISEMRQMKKGVFQRVVAIFIHYCDVNGEPVEDDYI; translated from the exons GCAGGCGTGTCCAAACTTAGTG GGTGTGGAAACTTCTCATTTGGAATTGGTAGAATCCATTTGGACATATATGCCACATGTTCATATTTTGGGGAAATTTCGTAATCGTAATGGAGCATTTCCAATTCCTcctgaaaataaactgaaaattccTATAGGAGCCAAAATACAAACTTTACATTTAGTTG GGGTGAATGTTCCTGAAATTCCTTGTATCCCAATGCTAAGGCACCTTTATATGAAATGGGTAAGACTCACTAAACCACAGCCATTCAAAGACTTTCTTTGCATCAGCTTACGAACTTTCGTCATGAGGAACTGTGCAG gacCCACAAACTCCTTGAAATATGTCCCTTTAGTAACAGGCTTAGCCTCTGCCCGAAACTTGGAACATTTGGAAATGGTTCGAGTTCCGTTCCTTGGAGGTCTTATCCAACATGTAGTTGAAGACAGTTGGAGATCAG GTGGTTTTAGAAATTTGCACACTATTGTTTTGGGAGCTTGCAAAAATGCTCTTGAAGTAGATCTTGGTTACCTCATCATCACTGCTGCCCGTAG GTTACATGAAGTTCGGATCCAGCCTTCCCTAACCAAAGATGGCGTCTTTTCTGCCCTAAAGATGGCAGAGTTGGAGTTCCCGCAATTTGAAACCCTTCATCTGGGATATGTAGATGAGTTTTTGCTGCAGA GCAGAATGGCTAATGCAGATCTGGTGAAGTATGGTTTGGCTGATGTGGTAGAAAATCCTGGTATCATCACTGATATAGGGATGAAGGCGGTCAATGAAGTTTTTTCCTGTATCAAATATCTGGCAATATACAATTGCCCCCATCTACATAACCCGTACAATTGGATCTCAG ACCACTCAAGATGGACTCGATTGGTTGATATCAACTTAGTGCGGTGCCATGCTTTGAAGTTGGACTCTTTCGGTCAGTTTATTGAATTGTTACCCAGCCTGGAGTTTATTTCACTGGACCAGATGTTTCGTGAACCACCCAAA GGCTGTGCTCGAGTTGGTCTGAGTGCAGGCACAGGAATTGGGGTTTCCTCGGCCCTTGTTAGCAACCAGAACTCCAATAACGACAATGATAATAATGCCCAGAATAATGCCAACATCCACGACAACAATCACCATCACCCAGATGACTCAGATGAGGAGAACGACTTCCGGCAAGACCTGCAGCCAGGAGAGCAGCAGTTTGCAGCCGACG caTTGAATGAGATGGAAGACATGGTGCAAGAAGACGGAGAGGTGGTGGCTGAGAGTGGACGTGAGATACCAGCTCACAGCCAGGCGGTTATTCCTGTGGATGTCGATGAGGAACAAGCAG GACCCAGTGGTCTTCAGCGTGTAGTAAAACCAACCCCAATTACTGTTCATGATTCAGAGAGTGATGATGAGGAGGACAGTCTGGAACTCCAAGAAGTCTGGATTCCTAAGAATGGTGCTCGGCGTTACTCTGAGCGTGAGGAAAAAATCGGAGAGTCATTGCAGTCCAGGGAATTGTCAG TAAGTGGAAAAGGCAAGACTCCACTTCGAAAGAGGTACAACTCCCATCAGATGGGCCAGTCGAAGCAGTTTCCCCTCGAGGAAAGCAGCTGTGAGAAAGGCTGTCAGGTCACCAGTGAGCAGATCAAAGCCGATATGAAAGCAGCTAGGGATattcctgaaaagaaaaaaaacaaggatgTTTATCCCAGCTGCAGCAGCACCACCGCCAACACAGTGGGAAACTCCAGCTCACACAGCACTGCTTCTCAAAGTCCCGACTTTGTAAGGACGGTGAACAGCGGCGGCTCTTCCGAGCCTAGCCCTACAGAAGTGGATGTGTCCAGGCAGTGTGTCTGCTCCCCCGGTGGGTCAGAGGACTCTGAGGCCATGGAGGAGGGAGATGCAGAGAGTTCTGTCTGCCCCAGATGCTGCTGTCACAGGCCCCAGGAATCCCAAAGGAGAACTAGCAGGTGTTCTGATGAGGAACGTCCTTCAACCAGCCGAGCCTGTGTTGTGAATGGCCCGGATGGTACGAGATCCGCCTTTTCCTTTAGGACTCTGCCACAAGGGGGGTCTTCAGGCCCATCACATGATGAGAGGACTAATGGGAGTGGCTCTGGGGCTACAGGTGAGGACAGGAGGGGGAGCTCCCAGCCTGAGAGCTGTGACGTGCAGTCTAATGAAGACTACCCTCGGAGGCCCCTAACAAGGGCCAGGAGCAGACTCTCCCATGTACCGCTGGTATCTGAGTCAG aGGTTGCCAAAACAAAGCCACGTCATGCCATGAAGCGGAAGCGGACGGCAGATAAGTCTACCAGTACCAGTGATCCTGTGATTGAGGATGACCATGTCCAG GTCCTTGTATTAAAATCcaaaaatcttgttggggttacTATGACCAACTGTGGAATCACAGATCTGGTGCTAAAAGACTGTCCCAAGATGATGTTCATCCATG CTACCAGGTGCAGGGTACTTAAAcatttaaaagtagaaaatgcACCAATTGTAAACCGATTTGACTATGCACAGTGCAAGAAACTGAATATGGATCAGGTACTAGACCAGATACTAAGGATGCCTCCTGAGAGGAACCGCATCATATACCTACGGCCAATGCAACAG GTGGACACACTCACACTGGAGCAGAAGCTGTTTAGTGGTCCCTACCCCTATCACATATGTATCATCCATGAATTCAGTAACCCTCCCAATGTCCGGAATAAGGTGCGCATTCGCAGCTGGATGGACACGATAGCAAACATCAATCA AGAGCTCATTAAGTATGAATTCTTTCCTGAAGCCACACGAAGTGAAGATGACTTAAAGAAGTACCCCAAGTACCCCTGGGGCAGAGAAATCTATACTTTAGAAG GTGTTGTCGATGGAGCTCCGTATTCCATGATTTCTGACTTCCCCTGGTTGAGATCACTACGGGCAGCAGAACCCAACAGCTTCGCCAGATACGAttttgaagatgatgaagaaA GCACCATCTATGCTCCTCGAAGGAAAGGGCAGCTGTCTGCAGACATCTGTATGGAAACAATAGGAGAGGAAATTTCAGAGATGCGTCAGATGAAGAAGGGTGTGTTTCAGCGAGTAGTGGCAATTTTTATCCACTATTGTGATGTCAATGGAGAGCCGGTTGAAGATGACTACATTTAA